The window ATTGACGTGACCGTCACCGTCGGCATCGACGGACCTAATCATCCGACTACAGTCTTTCACCGAGCATTTCTCACCGAGGCTCTTCAACACAGAATGCAATTCACTTACAGAGATCAGACCATTTCCGTCGCGATCGTACAGGCTGAACGCGTCTCTAAGTTCCTTATTCTTATCAATGGCGCTTACTTCATCGACGGCGCAGTAGAAATCCTTGAATTCATTCATATCGATGAATCCATCGCCGTCCTTATCGATTTCGGACATCACGCGATTTACCTCCTCTGCTGAGGTCTCTGAACCGAGCGCTTTCAGGATCGCACTGAGTTCCGATTGGGAGATCTTGCCGTCGCCATTGGCGTCGAACTTGTTGAAAACCTTCTCCACGTCGCTGATGGATGACATCGTAAGTAAGTAACTGATCGTCGGGAATTCACAAGTTATGCGTGATGGATCTTCTTCTCTATATAATGGAgaaagatagagagagaatCTGGCGATTCGAAATAATATTGAGTTTTTGAAGATTCGCGAAAGGCGTGGCTTGTGATTTCAGTTATCTGTATACGCGTTATTTTTATTGAAGACGCGTTTGATTGTGACTGGAGTAGTAGGCCTTTTTTATGTTGGGCTTTTGCccaattattcattattatattcaattcttttttttttttgtttgttactaaattatattttaataattcaccTTTTgctttatcaatttattttcaaaaacaatttgcacatttttttttaatttaattataatctaaAATCATTTCATCCATTCAATTATcacattaaacaaaatattaaaatattttttattttattattatataataatataaaatttttataaaaaaattacttactCAAAAGTATTACCCactcaatatattttaaatatacctaaatttattaaaataactcaatcaATCAAgctattgtttttatattatatatatttaactttaagaTTTCTTGGTATTAAAGCAACCTTGAATATATTAGAGCCGAGGCTTTCACTCTAAGAAAAAGTTTTGGATAAaagttgaaaattattttttctctggGGGTTCTtccgatatttttttttgaatagaatgtctcgttttttttttttacttaaatttgagtttttttttttttttttggatacaGCATTTTATTCAATGAATTTTACGTTccgaatttttataattcgaaaAATATTTACAGTGGTGGATAAATAGATCATTTTTTGTTCATACCCTTTGATTATCTTGATGATCTTTTCTAGAGTCCGCATTCACCTTATTTTTagcagaaaaaaaaataaaattaccgGAATTGAAGTGATTTAATTATCACTTAGTATAACATTTTTTGGTGTTGATTATCCCCATCGATTACAAACAAGTTTCAATGttgttcaaaatatttattaaattaattttgacatCGTTTGATTAGTTTATTTGGCTTGTTTTACCACATCactcattattataaattttttaaattatcttaaaatatttataaaattgtttttttttataattttaattattacaaatatattatattatttaacatctaaattaaattcttattagttaattgattttgttaacattattttataatattaataatttttttataatttatatttttgtcaaTCCAaacagtattttttttctttctaagaaTTCTGctcttatattttcataaaaatgttaaagttttaactttaatatattgtttctttcattttttaataaatataattttaccttatgaataaaatgtatcttaatatttttttagaattcataCATGGtttcattttagtttttgagttcttatattaaattaaatagatgattatgcattatattttaatagttaaatttataatagtgAATAATTGAATATCCTGTAAAAGTCTAAGAGTCAATTTTGAATTCTGTTCTAGAACTGAAGATATTTATTAGAGGTGGACGAATTAAGCCTTTACACGAACTAGGCGTGATTTTAGAACACACGTTTTctcttcaattttataaaagaatatttttgtcATTCAAGCAAAGAATCAATTATTACTCACTTTCggcatattatatatatatatatatattatatatataaattttaatcaagACTTGAATAGGTGGCGTTAGTTCTATTATATACggattcttatttttatttttataataatatattattaaaaactgatataattatatatatatatatatatattataattatatgttggAGAATTTTAATCAAAAGAGAATTTGATGTTTGactaaagaaaaagaagaagattttgatatgtaacattttt is drawn from Impatiens glandulifera chromosome 3, dImpGla2.1, whole genome shotgun sequence and contains these coding sequences:
- the LOC124932179 gene encoding probable calcium-binding protein CML18, producing MSSISDVEKVFNKFDANGDGKISQSELSAILKALGSETSAEEVNRVMSEIDKDGDGFIDMNEFKDFYCAVDEVSAIDKNKELRDAFSLYDRDGNGLISVSELHSVLKSLGEKCSVKDCSRMIRSVDADGDGHVNFEEFKKMMSKAAS